One segment of Balaenoptera ricei isolate mBalRic1 chromosome 8, mBalRic1.hap2, whole genome shotgun sequence DNA contains the following:
- the GRK2 gene encoding beta-adrenergic receptor kinase 1 isoform X2 has protein sequence MADLEAVLADVSYLMAMEKSKATPAARASKKILLPEPSIRSVMQKYLEDRGEVTFEKIFSQKLGYLLFRDFCLKHLEEAKPLVEFYEGIKKYEKLETEEERLACSREIFDTYIMKELLACSHPFSKSAIEHVQGHLVRKQVPPDLFQPYIEEICQNLRGDVFQKFIESDKFTRFCQWKNVELNIHLTMNDFSVHRIIGRGGFGEVYGCRKADTGKMYAMKCLDKKRIKMKQGETLALNERIMLSLVSTGDCPFIVCMSYAFHTPDKLSFILDLMNGGDLHYHLSQHGVFSEADMRFYAAEIILGLEHMHNRFVVYRDLKPANILLDEHGHVRISDLGLACDFSKKKPHASVGTHGYMAPEVLQKGVAYDSSADWFSLGCMLFKLLRGHSPFRQHKTKDKHEIDRMTLTMAVELPDSFSPELRSLLEGLLQRDVNRRLGCLGRGAQEVKESPFFRSLDWQMVFLQKYPPPLMPPRGEVNAADAFDIGSFDEEDTKGIKLLDSDQELYRNFPLTISERWQQEVAETVFDTINVETDRLEARKKTKNKQLGHEEDYALGKDCIMHGYMSKMGNPFLTQWQRRYFYLFPNRLEWRGEGEAPSLLTMEEIQSVEETQIKERKCLLLKIRGGKQFVLQCDSDPELVQWKKELRDAYREAQQLVQRVPKMKNKPRSPVVELSKVPLVQRGSANGL, from the exons aTGGCGGACCTGGAGGCGGTGCTGGCCGATGTGAGCTACCTGATGGCCATGGAGAAGAGCAAGGCCACGCCGGCCGCGCGCGCCAGCAAGAAGATCCTGCTGCCCGAGCCCAG CATCCGCAGCGTCATGCAGAAGTACCTGGAGGACCGGGGCGAGGTGACCTTCGAGAAGATCTTCTCCCAGAAGCTGG GGTACCTGCTCTTCCGAGACTTCTGCCTGAAGCACCTGGAGGAGGCCAAGCCCTTGGTGGAGTTCTACGAGGGG ATCAAGAAATACGAGAAGCTGGAGACAGAGGAGGAGCGCCTGGCCTGCAGCCGGGAGATCTTTGACACCTACATCATGAAGGAGCTGCTGGCCTGCTCACAC CCCTTCTCGAAAAGTGCCATCGAGCACGTCCAGGGCCATCTGGTGAGGAAGCAGGTGCCTCCGGATCTCTTCCAG CCATACATCGAAGAGATCTGTCAGAACCTCCGAGGAGATGTGTTCCAGAAATTCATTGagag CGATAAATTCACACGATTTTGCCAGTGGAAGAATGTGGAGCTCAACATCCAT CTGACCATGAACGACTTCAGCGTGCACCGCATCATCGGGCGAGGGGGCTTCGGCGAGGTCTACGGGTGCCGGAAGGCCGACACGGGCAAGAT GTATGCCATGAAGTGTCTGGACAAGAAGCGCATCAAGATGAAGCAAGGGGAGACGCTGGCCCTGAACGAGCGCATCATGCTCTCCCTCGTCAGCACCGGG GACTGCCCGTTCATCGTCTGCATGTCGTACGCGTTCCACACGCCAGACAAGCTCAGCTTCATCCTGGATCTCATGAACG GCGGGGACCTGCACTACCACCTGTCCCAGCACGGGGTCTTCTCCGAGGCCGACATGCGCTTCTACGCGGCCGAGATCATCCTGGGCCTGGAGCACATGCACAACCGCTTTGTCGTCTACCGGGACCTGAAG CCGGCCAACATCCTGCTGGACGAGCATGGCCACGTGCGCATCTCAGACCTGGGCCTGGCCTGCGACTTTTCCAAGAAGAAGCCCCACGCCAGCGT GGGCACCCACGGGTACATGGCCCCCGAGGTTCTGCAGAAGGGCGTGGCCTACGACAGCAGCGCCGACTGGTTCTCGCTGGGCTGCATGCTCTTCAAGCTGCTGCGAGG GCATAGCCCTTTCCGGCAGCACAAGACCAAAGACAAGCATGAGATCGACAGAATGACGTTGACCATG GCTGTGGAGCTGCCCGACTCCTTCTCCCCCGAGCTCCGCTCCTTGCTGGAGGGGCTGCTACAGAGGGACGTCAACAGGAGGCTAGGCTGCCTGGGCCGAGG GGCCCAGGAAGTGAAGGAGAGCCCCTTCTTCCGTTCCCTGGACTGGCAGATGGTCTTCCTGCAGAAG TACCCTCCCCCGCTAATGCCCCCACGAGGGGAGGTGAATGCGGCAGATGCCTTCGACATTGGCTCCTTTGATGAGGAGGACACAAAAGGAATCAAG TTACTGGACAGCGACCAGGAGCTCTACCGCAACTTCCCCCTCACCATCTCGGAGCGGTGGCAGCAGGAGGTGGCAGAGACTGTCTTCGACACCATCAACGTTGAGACGGACCGGCTGGAGGCCCgcaagaaaaccaaaaacaagcaGCTGGGCCACGAGGAAG ACTACGCCCTGGGCAAGGACTGCATCATGCACGGCTACATGTCCAAGATGGGCAACCCCTTCCTGACCCAGTGGCAGCGGCGGTACTTCTACCTGTTCCCCAACCGGCTCGAGTGGCGGGGCGAGGGCGAGGCCCCG AGCCTGCTGACCATGGAGGAGATCCAGTCGGTGGAGGAGACACAGATCAAGGAGCGAAAGTGCCTCCTTCTCAAGATCCGCGGCGGCAAGCAGTTCGTCCTGCAGTGCGAC AGCGACCCCGAGCTGGTGCAGTGGAAGAAGGAGCTGCGTGACGCCTACCGCGAGGCCCAGCAGCTGGTGCAGCGGGTGCCCAAGATGAAGAACAAGCCGCGCTCGCCCGTCGTGGAGCTGAGCAAGGTGCCGCTGGTGCAGCGCGGCAGCGCCAACGGCCTCTGA
- the GRK2 gene encoding beta-adrenergic receptor kinase 1 isoform X1, whose amino-acid sequence MADLEAVLADVSYLMAMEKSKATPAARASKKILLPEPSIRSVMQKYLEDRGEVTFEKIFSQKLGYLLFRDFCLKHLEEAKPLVEFYEGIKKYEKLETEEERLACSREIFDTYIMKELLACSHPFSKSAIEHVQGHLVRKQVPPDLFQPYIEEICQNLRGDVFQKFIESDKFTRFCQWKNVELNIHLTMNDFSVHRIIGRGGFGEVYGCRKADTGKMYAMKCLDKKRIKMKQGETLALNERIMLSLVSTGDCPFIVCMSYAFHTPDKLSFILDLMNGGDLHYHLSQHGVFSEADMRFYAAEIILGLEHMHNRFVVYRDLKPANILLDEHGHVRISDLGLACDFSKKKPHASVGTHGYMAPEVLQKGVAYDSSADWFSLGCMLFKLLRGHSPFRQHKTKDKHEIDRMTLTMAVELPDSFSPELRSLLEGLLQRDVNRRLGCLGRGAQEVKESPFFRSLDWQMVFLQKYPPPLMPPRGEVNAADAFDIGSFDEEDTKGIKLLDSDQELYRNFPLTISERWQQEVAETVFDTINVETDRLEARKKTKNKQLGHEEDYALGKDCIMHGYMSKMGNPFLTQWQRRYFYLFPNRLEWRGEGEAPQSLLTMEEIQSVEETQIKERKCLLLKIRGGKQFVLQCDSDPELVQWKKELRDAYREAQQLVQRVPKMKNKPRSPVVELSKVPLVQRGSANGL is encoded by the exons aTGGCGGACCTGGAGGCGGTGCTGGCCGATGTGAGCTACCTGATGGCCATGGAGAAGAGCAAGGCCACGCCGGCCGCGCGCGCCAGCAAGAAGATCCTGCTGCCCGAGCCCAG CATCCGCAGCGTCATGCAGAAGTACCTGGAGGACCGGGGCGAGGTGACCTTCGAGAAGATCTTCTCCCAGAAGCTGG GGTACCTGCTCTTCCGAGACTTCTGCCTGAAGCACCTGGAGGAGGCCAAGCCCTTGGTGGAGTTCTACGAGGGG ATCAAGAAATACGAGAAGCTGGAGACAGAGGAGGAGCGCCTGGCCTGCAGCCGGGAGATCTTTGACACCTACATCATGAAGGAGCTGCTGGCCTGCTCACAC CCCTTCTCGAAAAGTGCCATCGAGCACGTCCAGGGCCATCTGGTGAGGAAGCAGGTGCCTCCGGATCTCTTCCAG CCATACATCGAAGAGATCTGTCAGAACCTCCGAGGAGATGTGTTCCAGAAATTCATTGagag CGATAAATTCACACGATTTTGCCAGTGGAAGAATGTGGAGCTCAACATCCAT CTGACCATGAACGACTTCAGCGTGCACCGCATCATCGGGCGAGGGGGCTTCGGCGAGGTCTACGGGTGCCGGAAGGCCGACACGGGCAAGAT GTATGCCATGAAGTGTCTGGACAAGAAGCGCATCAAGATGAAGCAAGGGGAGACGCTGGCCCTGAACGAGCGCATCATGCTCTCCCTCGTCAGCACCGGG GACTGCCCGTTCATCGTCTGCATGTCGTACGCGTTCCACACGCCAGACAAGCTCAGCTTCATCCTGGATCTCATGAACG GCGGGGACCTGCACTACCACCTGTCCCAGCACGGGGTCTTCTCCGAGGCCGACATGCGCTTCTACGCGGCCGAGATCATCCTGGGCCTGGAGCACATGCACAACCGCTTTGTCGTCTACCGGGACCTGAAG CCGGCCAACATCCTGCTGGACGAGCATGGCCACGTGCGCATCTCAGACCTGGGCCTGGCCTGCGACTTTTCCAAGAAGAAGCCCCACGCCAGCGT GGGCACCCACGGGTACATGGCCCCCGAGGTTCTGCAGAAGGGCGTGGCCTACGACAGCAGCGCCGACTGGTTCTCGCTGGGCTGCATGCTCTTCAAGCTGCTGCGAGG GCATAGCCCTTTCCGGCAGCACAAGACCAAAGACAAGCATGAGATCGACAGAATGACGTTGACCATG GCTGTGGAGCTGCCCGACTCCTTCTCCCCCGAGCTCCGCTCCTTGCTGGAGGGGCTGCTACAGAGGGACGTCAACAGGAGGCTAGGCTGCCTGGGCCGAGG GGCCCAGGAAGTGAAGGAGAGCCCCTTCTTCCGTTCCCTGGACTGGCAGATGGTCTTCCTGCAGAAG TACCCTCCCCCGCTAATGCCCCCACGAGGGGAGGTGAATGCGGCAGATGCCTTCGACATTGGCTCCTTTGATGAGGAGGACACAAAAGGAATCAAG TTACTGGACAGCGACCAGGAGCTCTACCGCAACTTCCCCCTCACCATCTCGGAGCGGTGGCAGCAGGAGGTGGCAGAGACTGTCTTCGACACCATCAACGTTGAGACGGACCGGCTGGAGGCCCgcaagaaaaccaaaaacaagcaGCTGGGCCACGAGGAAG ACTACGCCCTGGGCAAGGACTGCATCATGCACGGCTACATGTCCAAGATGGGCAACCCCTTCCTGACCCAGTGGCAGCGGCGGTACTTCTACCTGTTCCCCAACCGGCTCGAGTGGCGGGGCGAGGGCGAGGCCCCG CAGAGCCTGCTGACCATGGAGGAGATCCAGTCGGTGGAGGAGACACAGATCAAGGAGCGAAAGTGCCTCCTTCTCAAGATCCGCGGCGGCAAGCAGTTCGTCCTGCAGTGCGAC AGCGACCCCGAGCTGGTGCAGTGGAAGAAGGAGCTGCGTGACGCCTACCGCGAGGCCCAGCAGCTGGTGCAGCGGGTGCCCAAGATGAAGAACAAGCCGCGCTCGCCCGTCGTGGAGCTGAGCAAGGTGCCGCTGGTGCAGCGCGGCAGCGCCAACGGCCTCTGA